The DNA region GGTCAAAGGCATGCAGCTCGGCGCTTTCAGCCGTACGCAGCGCCTCATAAAAAGTTTCATATTCCTCTTTGCTGAACGGACAATTGATATAGTCGTCGTCCCCGCGCTCATAGCGCGCGGCAAAAAACGCCTTCTCCATATCGACCGACTGAAAGGTCACAATCGGAGCGGCGGCATCGAAGAAGCTGAGCGAACCGCCGCAGAGTGCCTCAATCTGTTTTGCGAGCGTGTCGGAGGTAAGCGGGCCGGTCGCGACAATTGTATAACCGTCGTCCGGGATTTCGGTCACTTCCCCATGCACGACCTCAATCTTTTCGTGCGCCAGGATTTTTTCGGTCACCAAGGCCGAAAACGCATCCCTGTCAACGGCAAGCGCGCCGCCCGCCGCCACGCTTGTTTTCAGAGCGCAGTCGACGACCAGCGAGCCTAATAAACGCATTTCCTCTTTCAGCATCCCGGCGGCAGAACCGATCCGCTGCGCCTTGAGTGAGTTCGAGCAGACCAGTTCAGCGAAGCTGGGATTATGGTGCGCCGGGGAATATTTCTGCGGCTTCATCTCATAAAGCCGCACCTCGATGCCTTCATTTGCGAGCGCCCACGCCGCTTCACATCCCGCGAGCCCCGCGCCGACCACCCGGACGGTCATTCTTCCGCGTCCTTTGCGGTTTTTTCTTCACCTTCACCTTTGCCCTTGACAGGCCGCGCATAATCGCAGTCTTCCTTCAGGCAGTGGATCATTGCGCCGCGTCCGGTTTTTTGGAACAGGGTCGCGCCGCATTTCGGGCATTTCTCCTCGAGCGGCTTATCCCAGGTCATGAACTGACATTGGGGATTGTGTTCACAGCCGTAATAGCCCTTGCCGTTTTTGGATTTCTTCGCAAGCACCTTTCCTCCACAGACCGGGCAGAGCCCCCCGGTTTCCTTGACAATTTTCTTGGTGTTGCGGCATTCCGGGAAGCCCGGACATGCCAAAAATTTTCCAAAGCGGCCGATCTTAATGACCATTTTGCGGCCGCAAAGCTCACAAACCACGTCGGTTTCCTCGTCCGGCACCTTGACGCGGGTTCCATCCATATTCTTTTCAGCCGTTTCCAGCGTTTCAATAAAAGGCCCGTAAAACTTGGAAAGCATCCCGACATAGTCGGCCTTGCCTTCCTCCACCTCGTCAAGCTCCTTCTCCATATTTGCGGTGAAGGTCACGTCGACGATATTGGAAAACTGCTCCTCCATCAACTTGGTCGTCACCTCGCCCAGTGCGGTCGGCTTAAGCGCTTTTCCTTCCCGTTCAACATAGTTGCGCGCCAGGATGGTTGTGATGGTCGGGGCATAGGTACTCGGACGGCCGATCCCATTTTCCTCAAGCGCCTTGATAAGCGACGCCTCGGTGTAGCGGGCGGGAGGCTGGGTGAAGTGCTGATTCGGGGAGAGCTCCTTGAGATTCAGAATATCCCCAACCGCGAGCGGCGGGAGCGCCGCGGAACCTTCCTCATCGTCGTCCTTGCTGTCCTCGTAAAGGACGGTAAAGCCGTCGAATTTCACAGTGAAGCCGGAAGCCTTGAAGAGGTATTCGCCCGCGCTAATGTCGACCGCTACCGTGTCAAGCAGGGAATTTGCCATCTGACTTGCGATGAAGCGCTCCCAGATGAGCTTGTAGAGTTTATACTGCTCGGCGGTCAGGCTCTTTTTGATGCTGTCCGGGGTGATCGCGGGATCGGACGGGCGGATCGCCTCATGCGCGTCCTGCGCGTTCTTCTTGGTCTTGAATACGCGGCGGGTACCCGGCAGGTATTCCTTGCCGTATTTGCCGACGATATAGTTTTCAGCGGCCTCGGCGGCCTCGTTCGAGATGCGCAGGCTGTCGGTACGCATGTAGGTAATGAGGCCAACCGGGCCGAGATCTTCAATTTCAACGCCTTCGTAAAGTTCCTGCGCGATCTTCATCGTGCGGCGGGACTGGTAACCAAGGCGGCGGGAAGCCTCCTGCTGAAGGGTCGAAGTGATAAACGGCGGCGACGGGGATTTCTTGCGCACACCTTTTTTGACGCCGGCGACAGTATATTCCGCGCCTTCGAGCGCCGCTACGATTTTCCTCGCGGCTTCTTCATCAGGGATGGCGGTCAGATCGAGTTTTTTGCCCCCGATTGAGTAGAGCTTCGATGGAAACGGCTTCTTTGCATAACCCTTCGCGGCAAGCTTCGCGTCGATACTCCAGTATTCCTGCTGTTTGAAAGCGCGGATCTCCTCTTCTCGGTCGACGATAATGCGTACCGCCACCGACT from Anaerotruncus rubiinfantis includes:
- the topA gene encoding type I DNA topoisomerase, with product MSNLVIVESPAKAKTIKKYLGKDFDVVASMGHVRDLPKSKLGVDVEHEFSPIYVDIKGKEDLIKDLKKKAKKSETIYLATDPDREGEAISWHLAQMLGVDLHEPNRVTFNEITKTGVRYGMDHPREIDEKLVDAQQARRILDRIVGYKLSPFLWRKVRKGLSAGRVQSVAVRIIVDREEEIRAFKQQEYWSIDAKLAAKGYAKKPFPSKLYSIGGKKLDLTAIPDEEAARKIVAALEGAEYTVAGVKKGVRKKSPSPPFITSTLQQEASRRLGYQSRRTMKIAQELYEGVEIEDLGPVGLITYMRTDSLRISNEAAEAAENYIVGKYGKEYLPGTRRVFKTKKNAQDAHEAIRPSDPAITPDSIKKSLTAEQYKLYKLIWERFIASQMANSLLDTVAVDISAGEYLFKASGFTVKFDGFTVLYEDSKDDDEEGSAALPPLAVGDILNLKELSPNQHFTQPPARYTEASLIKALEENGIGRPSTYAPTITTILARNYVEREGKALKPTALGEVTTKLMEEQFSNIVDVTFTANMEKELDEVEEGKADYVGMLSKFYGPFIETLETAEKNMDGTRVKVPDEETDVVCELCGRKMVIKIGRFGKFLACPGFPECRNTKKIVKETGGLCPVCGGKVLAKKSKNGKGYYGCEHNPQCQFMTWDKPLEEKCPKCGATLFQKTGRGAMIHCLKEDCDYARPVKGKGEGEEKTAKDAEE